A section of the Castanea sativa cultivar Marrone di Chiusa Pesio chromosome 12, ASM4071231v1 genome encodes:
- the LOC142620462 gene encoding uncharacterized protein LOC142620462 produces MDRSYAVKDDYRKEVFSIAAYLLWNRRNALRLGRPVQPTNQILSTAGNLLQDFLAVQQIDTGPPPATIRPHWNKPDINYHKVNFDAATFKDHHLAGIGVVVRDWRGEFVGAVSSSMPLTHSAADMEALACRKAVEFVAEIGLQRVVFEGDSAMVINALNHNTAGLSSYGVVIEDIRNQASMFQFVIFPHTSRSCNCVADALAKQARDYRSARVWFNFPPEVIVSLLMFDVH; encoded by the exons ATGGACAG GTCCTATGCT GTAAAGGATGATTATAGAAAGGAGGTTTTCTCTATTGCAGCTTACCTGTTGTGGAACCGGAGAAACGCTCTTCGCCTTGGCAGACCTGTGCAACCTACGAATCAAATTCTTTCAACTGCAGGAAATTTGCTGCAAGACTTCCTGGCAGTCCAGCAGATAGACACAGGCCCTCCTCCCGCTACCATCAGGCCTCATTGGAATAAACCTGACATAAACTATCACAAAGTCAATTTCGACGCTGCAACGTTCAAGGATCATCATTTGGCAGGCATTGGAGTTGTTGTCCGTGACTGGAGAGGTGAATTTGTTGGTGCAGTTTCGTCCTCAATGCCGCTGACTCACTCAGCTGCTGATATGGAAGCTCTAGCATGCCGGAAAGCTGTCGAATTTGTTGCAGAAATTGGACTTCAGAGAGTGGTTTTCGAAGGGGATTCAGCAATGGTAATCAATGCTCTAAATCACAATACTGCTGGCCTTTCATCTTACGGTGTCGTCATTGAAGACATCCGCAATCAAGCTTCGATGTTTCAGTTTGTTATTTTTCCTCATACTAGTCGTTCTTGTAACtgtgtggctgatgcattagcAAAACAAGCAAGAGACTATAGGAGTGCCCGGGTTTGGTTTAATTTCCCTCCCGAGGTCATAGTTTCCTTATTGATGTTTGATGTTCACTGA
- the LOC142619942 gene encoding uncharacterized protein LOC142619942 isoform X2 has translation MGERKVLNKYYPPDFDPAKLPRARRPKNEQIKVRMMLPMSIRCNTCGNYIYKGTKFNSRKEDVIGDTYLGIQRFRFYFKCTRCSAELTIKTDPQNSDYIVESGATRNFEPWREEDEVSEANKQQREAEEMGDAMRSLENRTLDSKREMDIIAALDEMKSMKSRHATVSVDAMLEALQRTAVEKEKKLEEEDEALIKSIFQSSKQDYVRRIRDEDLDDDEDMIPLSSGNGKTSGHDLKRRKSSEEPPGNPTDSLTKATLVDSSSLKENPGKTGAPGDAKLLFKSSTVRVSVVKKPASNVGNSAKLEVNHQGTQTNNTSPLSNGNNSASTGLLSLCQNYDSEDD, from the exons ATGGGAGAGAGGAAGGTTCTAAACAAATACTACCCGCCGGACTTCGACCCTGCGAAGCTACCGAGGGCACGGAGGCCAAAGAATGAGCAGATAAAGGTCCGTATGATGCTCCCAATGAGCATTCGCTGCAACACTTGTGGCAACTACATCTACAAGGGCACCAAGTTCAATTCCCGCAAAGAGGACGTTATTGGCGACACTTATTTGGGCATTCAAAGGTTCCGCTTCTACTTCAAATGTACCAGATGCTCTGCTGAACTCACCATCAAGACCGACCCCCAAAATTCCGACTACATTGTCGAGTCTGGTGCTACCAGAAATTTCGAACCTTGGCGCGAGGAGGATGAG GTATCGGAAGCAAATAAACAGCAAAGGGAAGCTGAAGAGATGGGAGATGCTATGAGATCTTTAGAGAACAGAACCTTGGATTCCAAAAGAGAGATGGACATCATTGCCGCGCTGGACGAGATGAAATCTATGAAG TCCAGACACGCAACTGTGAGTGTAGATGCCATGCTCGAGGCCTTGCAGCGCACGGCTGTGGAAAAG GAGAAAAAGTTGGAAGAAGAGGATGAAGCACTtataaaatcaatatttcaa AGTTCAAAGCAAGATTATGTTCGAAGGATTCGTGATGAAgatcttgatgatgatgaggatatGATTCCACTTTCAAGTGGCAATGGTAAAACATCTGGTCATGATTTGAAG AGGAGAAAGAGTTCCGAAGAGCCTCCTGGCAACCCAACAGATTCTTTGACAAAAGCCACTTTGGTTGACAGCTCCAGCCTGAAAG AAAATCCAGGTAAAACAGGGGCTCCGGGTGATGCTAAACTTCTATTCAAGTCCTCGACCGTTAGGGTTTCTGTTGTTAAGAAACCGGCTTCTAATGTTGGCAATTCAGCGAAATTGGAAGTGAACCACCAAGGGACTCAAACCAATAATACAAGTCCACTCTCTAATGGTAACAATTCAGCAAGCACCGGACTACTCTCTCTCTGCCAAAACTATGATAGTGAAGATGATTA A
- the LOC142619942 gene encoding uncharacterized protein LOC142619942 isoform X1: protein MGERKVLNKYYPPDFDPAKLPRARRPKNEQIKVRMMLPMSIRCNTCGNYIYKGTKFNSRKEDVIGDTYLGIQRFRFYFKCTRCSAELTIKTDPQNSDYIVESGATRNFEPWREEDEVSEANKQQREAEEMGDAMRSLENRTLDSKREMDIIAALDEMKSMKSRHATVSVDAMLEALQRTAVEKEKKLEEEDEALIKSIFQSSKQDYVRRIRDEDLDDDEDMIPLSSGNGKTSGHDLKRRKSSEEPPGNPTDSLTKATLVDSSSLKENPGKTGAPGDAKLLFKSSTVRVSVVKKPASNVGNSAKLEVNHQGTQTNNTSPLSNGNNSASTGLLSLCQNYDSEDD, encoded by the exons ATGGGAGAGAGGAAGGTTCTAAACAAATACTACCCGCCGGACTTCGACCCTGCGAAGCTACCGAGGGCACGGAGGCCAAAGAATGAGCAGATAAAGGTCCGTATGATGCTCCCAATGAGCATTCGCTGCAACACTTGTGGCAACTACATCTACAAGGGCACCAAGTTCAATTCCCGCAAAGAGGACGTTATTGGCGACACTTATTTGGGCATTCAAAGGTTCCGCTTCTACTTCAAATGTACCAGATGCTCTGCTGAACTCACCATCAAGACCGACCCCCAAAATTCCGACTACATTGTCGAGTCTGGTGCTACCAGAAATTTCGAACCTTGGCGCGAGGAGGATGAG GTATCGGAAGCAAATAAACAGCAAAGGGAAGCTGAAGAGATGGGAGATGCTATGAGATCTTTAGAGAACAGAACCTTGGATTCCAAAAGAGAGATGGACATCATTGCCGCGCTGGACGAGATGAAATCTATGAAG TCCAGACACGCAACTGTGAGTGTAGATGCCATGCTCGAGGCCTTGCAGCGCACGGCTGTGGAAAAG GAGAAAAAGTTGGAAGAAGAGGATGAAGCACTtataaaatcaatatttcaa AGTTCAAAGCAAGATTATGTTCGAAGGATTCGTGATGAAgatcttgatgatgatgaggatatGATTCCACTTTCAAGTGGCAATGGTAAAACATCTGGTCATGATTTGAAG AGGAGAAAGAGTTCCGAAGAGCCTCCTGGCAACCCAACAGATTCTTTGACAAAAGCCACTTTGGTTGACAGCTCCAGCCTGAAAG AAAATCCAGGTAAAACAGGGGCTCCGGGTGATGCTAAACTTCTATTCAAGTCCTCGACCGTTAGGGTTTCTGTTGTTAAGAAACCGGCTTCTAATGTTGGCAATTCAGCGAAATTGGAAGTGAACCACCAAGGGACTCAAACCAATAATACAAGTCCACTCTCTAATGGTAACAATTCAGCAAGCACCGGACTACTCTCTCTCTGCCAAAACTATGATAGTGAAGATGATTAG